A single region of the Mugil cephalus isolate CIBA_MC_2020 chromosome 4, CIBA_Mcephalus_1.1, whole genome shotgun sequence genome encodes:
- the LOC125006330 gene encoding nuclear factor 7, ovary-like, whose product MASAMRQDVSCSICHEIFRDPVILSCSHSFCKNCLFRQWREKQLRECPICKSTSGRKHPPINLALKNLCETLLEGSQKASIKSEPLCSLHSEKLKLFCLDHNKPVCVICRDSKAHTNHKFRPIDEAARDHREELQKSLKPVQEKLKLFQQIKGNFDETAEHIKFQAQHTESQIKKQFKKLHQFLQEEEEARIKALREEEKQKSQKMKEKIDALIREITALSFTIRVTEKELKAEDVSFLLNYKTVVKRVQRRPPMNDPQLASGAHIDVAKHLGNLSYNIWDKIKEKVSYSPVILDPNTAYPHLALSEDLTSVSFREKKKLPDNPERFDHFPMVLSSKGFTSGSHSWDVEVGDSTQWIVGVAKESSTRKGPSIMSGLWGVWLCNGTYTALSPTDPSSYLLVKKMQKIRVHLDWNKGKLSFSDLDTNTNIHSFSHTFTEKMFPLISTWKNLPLKMLTVTSHDMARRFADCDDDDNNEDGGDDDC is encoded by the exons ATGGCCTCTGCAATGAGACAAGACGTGAGCTGTTCGATATGTCATGAAATATTTAGAGATCCTGTTATCCTGTCATGCAGCCACAGCTTTTGTAAGAACTGTCTGTTTAGACAGTGGAGAGAGAAACAATTACGTGAATGTCCTATATGTAAGAGCACATCTGGAAGAAAACACCCACCAATTAACTTGGCTTTAAAGAACCTGTGTGAGACCTTACTGGAAGGAAGTCAGAAAGCTTCTATAAAGTCTGagcctctctgcagtctgcactctgagaaactgaaactgttcTGTCTGGATCATAACAAGCCAGTGTGTGTCATCTGTAGAGACTCAAAAGCACACACCAATCATAAATTCAGACCCATTGATGAAGCTGCACGGGATCACAGAGAGGAGCTCCAGAAATCACTGAAGCCTGTACAGGAGAAACTGAAGCTCTTTCAGCAGATTAAAGGAAACTTTGATGAAACAGCAGAACACATCAAGTTCCAGGCTCAACACACAGAGAGTCAGATTAAGAAGCAGTttaagaagcttcaccagtttctacaagaggaagaggaggccaggatcaaagctctgagggaggaagaaaagcagaagagtcagaagatgaaggagaagattgACGCTCTGATCAGAGAGATAACAGCTCTTTCATTCACAAtcagagtcacagagaaggagctgaaagctgaagacgtctcattcctgCTCAACTACAAGACTGTAGTGAAAAGAGTCCAGCGACGCCCCCCGATGAATGATCCACAGCTGGCCTCAGGAGCGCACATAGAtgtggccaaacatctgggcaacctgtCCTACAACATCTGGGACAAGATAAAGGAGAAGGTCTCCTACAGCCCTGtgattctggatccaaacactgcttaTCCACACCTCGccctgtctgaagatctgaccagtgtgagtttcagagagaagaagaagcttccAGACAACCCAGAAAGATTTGACCACTTTCCAATGGTCCTCAGCTCTAAAGGCTTTACATCAGGTtctcacagctgggatgttgaAGTTGGAGACAGTACACAATGGATTGTTGGTGTAGCAAAAGAATCTTCCACAAGAAAGGGACCAAGCATTATGTCTGGATTATGGGGTGTATGGTTATGTAATGGTACATACACCGCATTGTCTCCAACAGATCCCTCCTCTTATCTCCTTGTGAAGAAGATGCAGAAAATCAGAGTCCATCTGGACTGGAACAAAGGAAAATTGTCGTTCTCTGATCTTGACActaacacaaacatacacagcttctcacacactttcactgagaagaTGTTTCCACTCATTAGCACCTGGAAAAATCTGCCACTGAAGATGTTAACAGTGACATCACATGATATGGCCAGACGGTTTGCtgattgtgatgatgatgataacaatgaagatggaggtgatgatga ctgctaa
- the LOC125006332 gene encoding nuclear factor 7, ovary-like: MTSAMRQDLTCSICHEIFRDPVILPCSHNFCNKCLDGWWREKQIRECPICKSTSGRKHPLCNLALKNLCEAFLLERDPKASTESEPLCSLHSEKLKLFCLDHKKPVCVICRDSKKHTNHKFRPIDEAAQDHREELQKSLKPVQEKLKLFQQIKGNFVETAEHIKVQAQQTESQIKEQFKKLHQFLQEEEEARIKALREEEKQKTQKMKEKVDALIREITALSDTIRVTEKELRAEDISFLLNYKAAVERVQQRPLMDDPLVSGALIDVAKHLGSLTHNIWNKMKEKISYSPMILDPNTAHPDLALSEDLTSVSFREKKKLPDNPERFSHFPVVLSSKGFTSGSHSWDVEVGDSSGWIVGVAKESSTRKARPSIKSGLWAVFLCKGKYKTLSPTDPSSYLLVKKMQKIRVHLDWNKGKLSFSDPDTNTNIHSFSHTFTEKMFPLIGTWDPSVKILTVTSHDMAVC; encoded by the coding sequence ATGACCTCTGCAATGAGACAAGATCTGACCTGTTCAATATGTCATGAAATATTCAGAGATCCTGTTATCCTGCCATGCAGCCACAACTTTTGTAACAAATGTCTGGATGGGTggtggagagagaaacaaatacGTGAATGTCCCATTTGTAAGAGCACATCTGGAAGAAAACACCCACTATGTAACTTGGCTTTAAAGAACCTGTGTGAGGCCTTCTTACTGGAAAGAGATCCGAAAGCTTCTACAGAGTCTGagcctctctgcagtctgcactctgagaaactgaaactgttcTGTCTGGATCATAAGAAGCCAGTGTGTGTCATCTGTAGagactcaaaaaaacacaccaatcaTAAATTCAGACCCATTGATGAAGCTGCACAGGATCACAGAGAGGAGCTCCAGAAATCACTGAAGCCTGTACAGGAGAAACTGAAGCTCTTTCAGCAGATTAAAGGAAACTTTGTGGAAACAGCAGAACACATTAAGGTCCAGGCTCAACAGACAGAGAGTCAGATAAAGGAGCAGTttaagaagcttcaccagtttctacaggaggaagaggaggccaggatcaaagctctgagggaggaagagaagcagaagactcagaagatgaaggagaaggttGACGCTCTGATCAGAGAGAtaacagctctttcagacacaatcagagtcacagagaaggagctgagagctgaagacatCTCATTCCTGCtcaactacaaggctgcagtggaaagagtccaaCAGCGCCCCCTGATGGATGATCCACTGGTCTCAGGAGCTCTCATAGAtgtggccaaacatctgggcagcCTGACCCACAACATCTGGaacaagatgaaggagaagatctCCTACAGTCCTAtgattctggatccaaacactgctcatcCAGACCTCGccctgtctgaagatctgaccagtgtgagtttcagagagaagaagaagcttccAGACAACCCAGAAAGATTTAGCCACTTTCCAGTGGTTCTCAGCTCTAAAGGCTTTACATCAGGTtctcacagctgggatgttgaAGTTGGAGACAGTTCAGGCTGGATTGTTGGTGTAGCAAAAGAATCTTCCACAAGAAAGGCGCGTCCAAGCATCAAGTCTGGACTATGGGCTGTATTTTTATGTAAgggtaaatataaaacattgtcTCCAACAGATCCCTCCTCTTACCTTCTTGTGAAGAAGATGCAGAAAATCAGAGTCCATCTGGACTGGAACAAAGGAAAACTGTCGTTCTCTGATCCTGACActaacacaaacatacacagctTCTCACATACTTTCACTGAGAAGATGTTTCCACTCATTGGC